One window from the genome of Enterobacter asburiae encodes:
- the fmt gene encoding methionyl-tRNA formyltransferase, with protein sequence MSKTLRIIFAGTPDFAARHLDALLSSGHQVVGVFTQPDRPAGRGKKRMPSPVKVLAEEHGLPVFQPASLRPKENQQLVADLNADVMVVVAYGLILPKAVLDMPRLGCINVHGSLLPRWRGAAPIQRSLWAGDAETGVTIMKMDVGLDTGDMLYKLACPITSDDTSATLYDKLADLGPQGLIETLQQLADNTVKPEVQDEALVTYAEKLSKEEARIDWSLSAAQLERCIRAFNPWPMSWMEIDEQPVKVWKASVISGTTTAEPGTIVDANKNGIQVATAQGILNLESLQPAGKKAMSAQDLLNSRREWFIPGNRLA encoded by the coding sequence GTGTCTAAAACACTACGAATTATCTTCGCGGGAACCCCTGATTTTGCAGCGCGTCATCTTGACGCGCTGTTATCTTCTGGTCACCAGGTTGTTGGCGTCTTTACCCAGCCGGACCGTCCGGCAGGTCGCGGTAAAAAACGGATGCCGAGCCCCGTAAAGGTGCTGGCAGAAGAGCATGGGCTACCCGTTTTCCAGCCCGCATCGTTACGCCCAAAGGAAAATCAGCAGCTGGTTGCTGACCTGAATGCCGACGTAATGGTGGTGGTGGCTTACGGTTTAATTTTACCGAAAGCTGTGCTCGATATGCCTCGCCTGGGGTGCATCAACGTGCATGGGTCTCTGCTCCCGCGCTGGCGTGGTGCTGCACCTATCCAGCGCTCGCTGTGGGCAGGTGATGCCGAAACGGGCGTTACCATTATGAAGATGGACGTAGGTTTAGACACCGGCGATATGCTGTATAAACTGGCCTGCCCCATTACGTCAGACGATACCAGCGCCACACTGTATGACAAACTGGCAGACCTCGGTCCACAAGGGCTTATCGAGACGCTCCAGCAGCTGGCTGACAATACGGTGAAACCGGAAGTTCAGGATGAGGCACTGGTGACGTATGCCGAAAAACTGAGCAAAGAAGAAGCGCGGATCGACTGGTCCCTGTCAGCCGCTCAACTTGAACGCTGCATTCGCGCTTTTAATCCTTGGCCAATGAGCTGGATGGAGATTGATGAGCAGCCGGTGAAAGTCTGGAAAGCCTCCGTTATTAGCGGTACTACCACCGCTGAACCCGGTACGATTGTTGACGCCAACAAGAACGGGATCCAGGTGGCGACTGCGCAAGGGATCCTGAATCTTGAATCGCTACAACCGGCCGGTAAGAAGGCCATGAGCGCCCAGGATCTGTTAAATTCCCGTCGCGAATGGTTTATTCCGGGCAATCGTCTTGCCTGA
- the def gene encoding peptide deformylase encodes MAVLQVLHIPDERLRIVAEPVKEVNAEIQRIVDDMFDTMYAEEGIGLAATQVDIHKRIIVIDVSENRDGRLVLINPELLEKSGETGIEEGCLSIPEQRALVPRAEKVKIRALDRDGNPFELEADDLLAICIQHEMDHLVGKLFIDYLSPLKQQRIRQKVEKLDRLRSRA; translated from the coding sequence ATGGCAGTTTTGCAAGTGTTACATATTCCGGACGAGCGCCTTCGCATCGTCGCTGAACCGGTCAAAGAAGTGAATGCAGAAATCCAGCGTATCGTTGATGATATGTTCGATACCATGTACGCCGAAGAAGGCATTGGCCTGGCGGCGACGCAGGTGGACATTCACAAGCGTATTATCGTGATTGATGTTTCTGAAAATCGCGATGGCCGCCTGGTGCTGATCAACCCTGAGTTGCTCGAAAAGAGTGGCGAAACCGGTATTGAGGAAGGCTGTCTGTCCATTCCTGAACAGCGCGCTTTAGTGCCGCGTGCCGAAAAAGTTAAAATTCGCGCCCTGGATCGCGACGGTAATCCGTTCGAACTGGAAGCAGACGACCTGCTGGCGATTTGTATTCAGCATGAGATGGATCACTTGGTCGGTAAACTGTTTATCGATTATCTCTCGCCGCTGAAGCAGCAGCGTATTCGTCAGAAAGTAGAAAAACTGGATCGTTTGCGTTCTCGCGCATAA